The Actinomycetota bacterium genomic interval CGTTGCGTTCGAGGAGCATGAGTCCTCCGAGGTGGGAATGTGCTCACACGATGTAGCACATATCTACCACTCGGTGAGAGATTTGTACACCTCCGCCCGCGGGTCGGCGCAGCGTGCATCGCGCGCTATACTGTCGCGGCGCCCTCGTAGCTCAGGGGATAGAGCACAGGTTTCCTAAGTCGCCCGAGCCGTTCTCGCTCAGTCGCTCCTATGCCATCTAGCTGCGGGTTCGTTCTCGCTGCCTAGCGCTGGTTCGACGCTCGTCGCGCTACTCCCGGTAGCAATGCGGTAGCGGAATTGGGTCGCCTACCCGTCCGACCGGCTAGCCTTCTGCTCCGACAGAACGCTCTCAAGTACCTCGTCCGTCAGGAACGGCAGTGTGGGGATTGGCACAGCTGCACGAAAGCTCAGCGTGTCTACCAACTCCCGCAGGTACGGCCAGCAGACCTGGACCGCGTCCCTTCCCAGCATCGCCGCCATCTCCTGACTCAGCTCACCGGACTCCGCATCGAACACGACGTCGAAGCAGGCCTGCGTCTTCTGGTAGGGCTTCCGCTGACCCTGCGCCCGCGAGCTCAGGCTGAATGAGCACACTGCGCGAAGGTACCCGCTCATCCCATCGACTTCCGTCTTGCCTCGCACCTTGTGCGACGCCCTCGCCTCTGCATTCTCCGGAAATGCCTCACGACACACGTCTAGGGTGACCCCGCCCAGAAAGACTCCCACCAGCGTCATGTTCCCCGCCAGCTTCTCGTATGCCTCTCTGCTTCTTGTCTCAGCACTTCGTTTCGGCACAGCTGGTCACCTTCTCTCGGGCTCCACTCGGTGGCATCCGATACTGCGCTTGCGACCGCAACTCGTACCACACGATATGCTCCGAGGTGAATTCGGGAGCTGACACCCCCGCGAGGTCGACGCGCCAATCGGGCGAGTAGCCCTCGGGCTGCCCTGTCTCCATCTTCTCCGAGCGCAGGTCAGACATGACCCTCTTCAACACGTCGAGCTGCAGCTGCGTCCAGCCTCCCGACTCCGCCGACCCCAGCCCATGCGACACGTACGACACCAGCAAGCTGTTGAGACTAACCCCTTCGCGTTCAGCTTCTCGCGCAACCCTCGCAT includes:
- a CDS encoding toxin-antitoxin system HicB family antitoxin, with protein sequence MSAGRAGAVREEATAMRTARKKRHHSLDEYVVEVEKGDDGEYVLTVPLLPGCMAAAHALDEAYEELKLAFQDWADDVEAHGGAMPRPTRDAEYSGRTVLRMPRGLHARVAREAEREGVSLNSLLVSYVSHGLGSAESGGWTQLQLDVLKRVMSDLRSEKMETGQPEGYSPDWRVDLAGVSAPEFTSEHIVWYELRSQAQYRMPPSGAREKVTSCAETKC